A portion of the Micromonospora tarapacensis genome contains these proteins:
- a CDS encoding SDR family NAD(P)-dependent oxidoreductase — translation METGLSNRVALVTGASGAIGRAAAWHLATEGASVAVSWHTNRDGAVDVVDAITKAGGQACAVHLDHGDLATVQGVIEQITERLGPIAVLVANAVQWPSFDADEIDGLATSLAVNTVGPAALIDAALPAMRVAGWGRIVAISTDIVEQPMAGPLAYATAKGALETAARVLAVREARHGILTNIVRPGFTLTDKALNAPFLGPKAVAAESAKTPTGRICTPDDIATAITYLASAANGHINGQILSLAGGRELVR, via the coding sequence ATGGAAACCGGTCTGTCGAACAGGGTCGCCCTCGTCACCGGCGCTTCCGGCGCCATCGGCCGAGCCGCCGCATGGCACCTGGCTACCGAGGGCGCCTCCGTCGCGGTGTCTTGGCACACCAACCGCGACGGCGCCGTGGATGTCGTCGACGCCATAACGAAGGCAGGCGGCCAGGCCTGCGCCGTCCACCTGGATCACGGCGACCTCGCCACCGTGCAGGGTGTCATCGAACAGATCACCGAACGTCTCGGACCGATCGCTGTCCTGGTCGCCAACGCCGTACAGTGGCCCTCCTTCGACGCCGACGAGATCGACGGCCTCGCCACGTCGCTGGCCGTCAACACGGTCGGCCCGGCGGCTCTGATCGATGCGGCCCTACCGGCCATGCGCGTCGCCGGCTGGGGACGCATCGTCGCCATCTCGACCGACATCGTCGAGCAACCCATGGCAGGGCCGCTCGCCTACGCCACTGCGAAGGGAGCACTCGAGACCGCCGCGCGAGTGCTCGCCGTCCGGGAAGCCCGTCACGGCATTCTGACGAACATCGTCCGCCCTGGCTTCACGCTCACCGACAAGGCCCTGAACGCACCATTTCTGGGCCCGAAAGCAGTCGCGGCCGAATCGGCGAAGACCCCGACCGGCCGGATCTGCACTCCCGATGACATAGCCACCGCGATCACCTACCTAGCCTCGGCAGCCAATGGCCACATCAACGGGCAGATCCTGTCACTGGCAGGTGGCCGCGAACTCGTGCGATAA
- a CDS encoding cyclase family protein yields the protein MPTQDDVLGYFNTLSNWGRWGDDDELGTLNHITDEVRLAAARAVRHGRSVSCSWEVAVPEEMERSTTTCPCAADMPGAEDMPAPGFRADRRWGFSSERLGITFHGNTVTHVDSPCHIFWNGMMYNGRSHSLVDAATGSGWAAVTAAANGIVTRGVLLDIARVRDVPWLEPGEGVFPDDLEEAERRQGVRVRSGDAVLLRTGYGRVRHEAGAASGFTQAGWHASCLPWLHERQVALIGADTPQDVQPSGYQDVLMPVHAVSLVAMGMWLLDNCDLEVCATTAAELGQWDFQLAVAPVRFAGASGSPVNPIATF from the coding sequence ATGCCGACACAGGACGACGTGCTCGGGTACTTCAACACGCTGTCGAACTGGGGACGGTGGGGCGACGACGACGAGCTCGGGACGCTGAACCACATCACCGACGAGGTCCGGCTGGCGGCGGCGCGGGCGGTGCGCCACGGCAGGAGCGTGTCGTGCTCATGGGAGGTTGCCGTACCGGAAGAGATGGAGCGGTCGACGACGACGTGCCCGTGCGCCGCCGACATGCCGGGTGCCGAGGATATGCCGGCACCCGGATTCCGCGCCGACCGGCGCTGGGGCTTTTCGTCCGAGCGGCTTGGCATCACGTTCCACGGCAACACCGTCACGCACGTCGACTCGCCGTGCCACATCTTCTGGAACGGCATGATGTACAACGGGCGATCCCACTCGTTGGTCGATGCCGCGACGGGATCGGGGTGGGCGGCCGTCACGGCGGCGGCGAATGGCATCGTCACGCGTGGTGTCCTGTTGGACATTGCCAGGGTCCGTGATGTGCCGTGGTTGGAGCCGGGGGAGGGTGTGTTTCCCGACGATCTGGAGGAGGCCGAGCGTCGCCAGGGTGTGCGGGTGCGGTCCGGCGATGCGGTGCTCCTGCGGACCGGCTATGGCCGCGTCCGGCACGAGGCCGGTGCGGCCAGCGGTTTCACGCAGGCCGGCTGGCACGCGTCCTGCCTGCCTTGGCTGCATGAACGGCAGGTCGCGCTGATCGGCGCGGACACCCCCCAGGACGTTCAGCCGTCGGGGTACCAAGACGTGTTGATGCCGGTTCATGCCGTGAGTCTCGTGGCGATGGGCATGTGGCTGCTCGACAACTGCGACCTGGAGGTGTGCGCGACGACGGCTGCCGAGCTGGGCCAGTGGGACTTCCAACTCGCGGTCGCACCGGTCCGCTTCGCCGGTGCGTCCGGTAGCCCGGTCAACCCGATCGCCACATTCTGA
- a CDS encoding MarR family winged helix-turn-helix transcriptional regulator, with protein sequence MEPSDVLATNKALVKAAKLYRNAQADLLAGLALHPGQDVLLWMLGQEPEGLTVSEIATRLGVEQPTVTRSLSRLEHGGWFVRKSVPGDRRATRIVLTDKGRTGISEIESAWRTLAETATAGMANDQRATLIELLEKVRENLLTLAVEID encoded by the coding sequence GTGGAACCCTCGGATGTCCTGGCAACCAACAAGGCCCTGGTCAAGGCGGCCAAGCTGTACCGGAATGCGCAGGCTGACCTGCTGGCCGGGCTCGCCTTGCACCCGGGGCAGGACGTCCTGCTGTGGATGCTGGGGCAGGAGCCTGAAGGCCTGACGGTTTCTGAGATCGCGACTCGGCTCGGCGTGGAGCAGCCGACAGTGACGCGCAGCCTCAGTCGCCTCGAACACGGCGGCTGGTTCGTCAGAAAATCCGTGCCGGGCGATCGACGCGCCACCCGTATCGTGCTGACCGACAAAGGTCGGACCGGCATCTCGGAGATCGAATCGGCCTGGCGCACCCTCGCCGAGACCGCAACAGCCGGAATGGCGAACGATCAACGAGCCACGTTGATCGAGCTGCTCGAAAAGGTGCGCGAAAACCTTCTCACCCTGGCTGTCGAGATCGACTAG
- a CDS encoding TrkA C-terminal domain-containing protein codes for MGVTVVAVKQQAAPPGGKPRTFTYATPDTVLAYGDLILVVGTMDNVERFATTD; via the coding sequence ATGGGCGTCACCGTCGTGGCCGTCAAACAACAGGCCGCCCCACCCGGCGGCAAACCCCGCACCTTCACCTACGCCACCCCCGACACCGTCCTCGCCTACGGTGACCTCATCCTCGTCGTCGGCACCATGGACAACGTCGAACGCTTCGCCACCACCGATTAG
- a CDS encoding cellulose binding domain-containing protein, with protein sequence MLGAGSTSMAVLGLPPTSGQGWVAPQLSSSQPAGALLHLVSGGQVLASYRAPKNFREVVFSSNRIQHGQTYEVYLGGSLTGTTIGGMATTGGSIGGATRLMTVTAGQYRGGLIGWPPGGPGWPPPTTPPPTTPPPTTPPPTTPPPTTPSPSPTTPPPSPPSPPTPPPGVGGCTATYSILGQWQGGFQGDVRVTAGSSPISGWRVTWTFANGQTISQSWNATISASGSAVTATNVSFNGSLGAGASATFGFIGTWNGSNTAPTLTCTAI encoded by the coding sequence GTGCTGGGGGCAGGATCGACCTCGATGGCGGTGCTGGGCCTGCCGCCGACCTCGGGCCAGGGCTGGGTCGCCCCCCAGTTGTCCAGCAGCCAGCCGGCCGGCGCCCTCCTCCATCTTGTCTCCGGGGGCCAGGTGCTCGCCTCCTACCGCGCCCCCAAGAACTTCCGGGAGGTGGTCTTCTCCTCCAACCGGATCCAGCACGGGCAGACCTACGAGGTCTACCTCGGCGGCAGCCTCACCGGCACGACGATCGGCGGCATGGCCACCACCGGCGGCAGCATCGGGGGAGCCACCCGACTCATGACCGTCACCGCCGGGCAGTACCGCGGCGGCCTGATCGGCTGGCCGCCCGGTGGTCCCGGCTGGCCGCCGCCGACCACCCCACCGCCGACCACCCCACCGCCGACCACCCCACCGCCGACCACCCCACCGCCGACCACCCCATCGCCGAGCCCGACCACGCCACCGCCGAGCCCGCCGAGCCCGCCGACCCCGCCGCCGGGCGTGGGCGGCTGCACGGCGACGTACTCCATCCTTGGCCAGTGGCAGGGCGGCTTCCAGGGCGACGTACGGGTCACCGCCGGCTCGTCCCCGATCAGCGGTTGGCGGGTGACCTGGACCTTCGCCAACGGCCAGACGATCAGCCAGTCCTGGAACGCGACGATCAGCGCCAGCGGCTCGGCGGTGACGGCGACGAACGTCTCCTTCAACGGCTCACTCGGCGCCGGGGCCAGCGCCACCTTCGGATTCATCGGCACCTGGAACGGCAGCAACACCGCCCCGACCCTGACCTGCACCGCGATCTGA
- a CDS encoding CPBP family glutamic-type intramembrane protease — translation MFFALTFLFGWGALASLIAFGGLMEPVFGPPSGTHPVFVLAVYSPEFAALYVIWREGGLRDVRDHLRRLTLWRMPAGWWWFLLLAMPAGKYVSALLNGTADEFPFSPWYLVLPALIPALLLGPIEELGWRGYAQPMLQRRFNPLVTSLILGFFWGLWHLPAFLLSGTPQSAWSFGPFMVGAFALSIIMTPLFNVSGGSILIPALFHFQANIPAYPEGQPWENYVFAVVAVVMVIWKRDHFFSRDGAVTDVVLRTR, via the coding sequence GTGTTCTTCGCCCTGACCTTCTTGTTCGGCTGGGGAGCTCTGGCGTCCCTGATCGCATTCGGCGGTCTCATGGAGCCGGTCTTCGGCCCTCCGTCCGGCACGCACCCGGTGTTCGTCCTGGCCGTGTACTCGCCCGAGTTCGCGGCCCTCTACGTCATCTGGCGGGAGGGCGGCCTGCGCGATGTCCGGGACCATCTGCGCCGTCTGACCCTGTGGCGGATGCCTGCCGGGTGGTGGTGGTTCCTGCTGCTCGCGATGCCCGCGGGCAAGTACGTGAGCGCGCTGTTGAATGGGACGGCGGACGAGTTCCCCTTCTCGCCGTGGTACTTGGTCCTGCCCGCGCTGATCCCGGCGCTCCTGCTCGGGCCGATCGAGGAACTCGGCTGGCGCGGTTACGCCCAGCCGATGCTGCAACGCCGGTTCAACCCCTTGGTGACCAGCCTGATCCTCGGATTCTTCTGGGGGCTGTGGCATCTGCCCGCGTTCCTGCTCAGCGGCACCCCGCAGAGCGCATGGTCCTTCGGCCCGTTCATGGTCGGTGCGTTCGCGCTGTCGATCATCATGACGCCCCTGTTCAACGTCTCCGGCGGCAGCATCCTCATTCCCGCCCTGTTCCACTTCCAGGCCAACATCCCCGCCTACCCCGAGGGGCAGCCGTGGGAAAATTACGTGTTCGCTGTCGTGGCAGTGGTCATGGTGATCTGGAAGCGGGACCACTTCTTCTCCCGCGACGGCGCCGTCACCGACGTCGTCCTCCGTACCCGCTGA